The following proteins come from a genomic window of Heyndrickxia acidicola:
- a CDS encoding lipopolysaccharide biosynthesis protein: MSRTRNSVKNIYTGVSYQVFRVFLTFITRTVFIHTLATEYLGINGLFSNVLTVLSLADLGIGDAIIYSLYKPIVENDEKKVSAIMNFFRTSYRLIGICILLIGLCLAPFLDNVITTNKYIPDLTLIYILYLSNTVSTYFFAYKRSLFIAIQKTFILNNIDALTVILVNSFQLIFLVLTHNFIGYLIIQIIFSYADNIVSSIIANKKFPFLKKNKHLKLTKKEKNIIYKNVKAMMYHKVGGVVLNSTDNLVISKFINIVMVGIYSNYTMLINSVSAFSTQFFTSLTASVGNLLVVESKEKSFEVFKVMFLINFWLYSIICIFLFNLMNPFINIWIGSKYLLDERTMILIVLNFYLVGMRQTVNMFKTTKGLFYKDRYKPIIESLLNLGLSLFFVKTFGVFGVLLGTFISFMLTSFLVDPYLVYRYIFNRKLRFYFYRYFSYTFIAVLLAVSIWCIMELFPLKDIYIDFVLKFILCVFVPNIVYFILFRKLDEFVTFKNLVIMILKKKNVNKHDKEVV, translated from the coding sequence ATGTCTAGAACAAGAAATTCAGTCAAAAATATTTATACGGGTGTATCATATCAGGTTTTTCGTGTATTTTTAACTTTTATAACCAGAACTGTTTTTATTCATACATTAGCAACTGAATATCTTGGTATTAATGGACTTTTTTCTAACGTTTTAACTGTCTTAAGTTTGGCAGATTTAGGGATAGGAGATGCTATAATATATTCCCTTTATAAACCTATCGTTGAAAACGATGAGAAGAAAGTTTCTGCAATAATGAACTTTTTTAGAACTTCATATAGACTTATTGGAATATGTATATTATTAATTGGGCTTTGTTTAGCACCATTTTTAGACAATGTAATTACAACTAATAAATATATACCTGATTTAACATTGATTTATATCCTATATCTCTCGAATACCGTTAGTACTTATTTTTTCGCATATAAAAGATCACTATTTATAGCTATTCAAAAAACATTTATACTTAATAATATTGATGCTTTAACAGTTATTTTAGTGAATTCTTTTCAATTAATTTTTTTAGTATTAACTCATAACTTTATTGGTTATTTAATAATACAAATAATATTTTCATATGCAGATAACATAGTATCTTCAATAATTGCAAATAAGAAATTTCCGTTCTTGAAAAAGAACAAGCATCTTAAGTTAACAAAAAAAGAAAAAAACATAATATACAAAAATGTAAAAGCAATGATGTATCATAAGGTTGGTGGAGTAGTCCTAAACTCAACAGATAACCTTGTTATATCAAAATTTATTAATATTGTAATGGTAGGAATTTACTCGAATTATACAATGTTAATAAATAGTGTTTCAGCTTTTTCAACTCAGTTTTTCACATCTCTAACGGCTAGTGTTGGAAATTTATTAGTTGTCGAGTCAAAAGAAAAGTCATTTGAAGTTTTTAAGGTTATGTTTTTAATAAATTTTTGGCTGTACTCAATTATTTGTATATTCTTGTTTAATCTTATGAATCCTTTTATTAATATTTGGATTGGGAGTAAATATCTATTAGATGAACGTACTATGATTCTTATCGTTTTAAATTTTTATCTTGTTGGAATGAGACAGACAGTAAATATGTTTAAAACAACAAAGGGTCTTTTTTATAAAGATAGATACAAACCTATAATTGAATCTTTACTTAATCTTGGTTTGTCACTATTTTTTGTAAAAACATTTGGTGTTTTTGGTGTACTATTAGGAACCTTTATAAGTTTTATGCTGACATCATTTTTAGTAGATCCTTATTTAGTATATCGATATATTTTTAATAGAAAACTTAGATTTTACTTTTATCGCTATTTTTCATATACATTTATAGCTGTTTTATTAGCTGTATCAATATGGTGTATTATGGAACTTTTTCCTCTTAAAGATATTTATATAGATTTTGTTTTGAAATTTATACTTTGTGTTTTTGTACCTAACATTGTTTATTTTATACTTTTTAGGAAGCTAGATGAATTTGTT